Within Rhodopirellula islandica, the genomic segment GGCCAATGAAGGCAGTCACTTGGTTGCGAGGCACCTCAAGCGAGAGATTGTGAATCGCCTGGAAGGACCCGTACCACGCGCTGAAATCTGCAATTCGAATGCATGTATCGGGCGTCACCTCCGCTTTCGCGGGTGAGTCCGAATGGAGATTCGCCGATCGAGAGACTTCTGACATCGTGGAAGTATTCGCGTTTAGAGCTTTCATTGGACCGTGTTATCCCACCCGCATTTTTTGTCGAAGATAAATCGCCACTGAGTTCATCAGCAACAACACGGCAAGCAACACAATAATCGCCGCCGCAGCGAGTTCTTGATAGGCTGCTTGCTGACGACCGGCCCAATTAAAAATCAGCACCGGCATCGTAACCACATTATCCATCAAATTCTGAGGCCCGGAGTTCTTTGCCACCGCCGCCCCCAAAACCACCAAGATTGGTGCCGCCTCCCCAATCGCTCGGCCCATCGCCAAAATAGCCCCCGTCATGATACCTGGCACGGCTGCCGGGAGCGAAACATTTCGGACGGTTTGCCACTTGGTGGCCCCCAGTCCAAACGAGGCTTCCCGCAAGCTGGAGGGGACCCCACGAAGCGCTTCTTGAGAGGCGATGATCACAATGGGAAGAATGACCAATGACAGGGTCAGCCCAGCTGCCAAGAAGCTTTTCCCAAACGGAAGACGCATGTAATACCACTTCGTTTCGGAGTAAGAACCTCCGCCTTGGCCCTTCCGAACGGTTCGCGCCCGAACCTCCGGGTCGCTTGGTTTGGGTTGCCCCGTGGCAGGATCCCAAACCGCCAATTCAAACGCTTGCCCCTGACGATCGACGGCCTGCATCGGGGCATCAATCGTGATGGTTGTCTTGGCTTCATCGACTTGTGGAATCAGAACCGTGTGGCCACCACCCGCCAAAGAAAGGACTTGATAGTAGTGATCGACGCCGAACAATTCCGTTCCGCTGGATTCGTTCACTTGAATCCGGCCAAAGACATTGAACATGAACACAAACAAACTCAGGCCCAGCAACCCGTAAACGATCGATGGCACGCCGGCCAGATTGGAGATATTCAACTGAATGAAACCATGCAGCATCTTCAGCGGCCTGCTAACCGGTTTGAATTCTTCCAAGAAGATTGCGGTGCCGATGCCAAGCGGGAGCGCCGAGGCGGCACAGATGCCACAAATGAAAATCGACCCCACAATCGACGGCCACATGCCGGCGGATTCAGGATTGAGCTCACTGTGCGAGTTCTGCAGCAAATCAGCGGTCAACCGGGAATGGCCTTGCCATCCGATGGAAACCAGCAAGACCCCCAGCACGACCACGCTCAAGCCGGAGATAAAAACGCAAAGCAGATAGAACAAACGGCTGTAGAGTTTGCGTCGACTCGAATTGTCCGTCGACACCGAGAACTCACCCTCCGTGAACCCAGAACCTGGGGGAGGGCTGTGGTCATCGACTGGTGCGGTAGAAGCAGTCGCCATGGAATTGTCACGCATGAGAGAAGAACGCGGGATGACTTAGGAATAAACTTCTTGGTAACGGCGACGGATCAGTTGCCCGACCAAAGTCATCCCAAATGTGATCGTAAACAACGTGATTGCGACCGCGTACAAGCTGAAGTACTGAACGGTCCCGTACTCGTTCTCACTCTTGATCATTTCAACGATGAACCCTGTCATCGTTTGCGATTGCTCACGAGGATCCGCCGTGAACGTGGCTCGCGTCCCCGCTGCCAAAGCCACCACCATCGTCTCGCCAATCGCTCGACTGAAAGCCAGCAAGAAAGCGGAGATGATCCCGGACAGTGCCGCGGGCACGACCACTTTGATGGACGTCTCAAACGGCGTGCATCCCAGCCCATAAGCGGCTTCTCGAAGGGCCCTTGGAACGGCATGCAGGGCGTCTTCCGATAGACTGCAAACCATCGGCAAACAAAGAATGCCAACTGCAATGCCAGCACTGGTCGCGTTGAACGTGTCGAATCCGCCAGCCGAGAGAAACTGCAACGAAGGGCTGACAATCAGAACAGCAAAGTAGCCCAGGACCACGGTGGGGATTCCCGCAATGACTTCCAAGGTCGGCTTCAGCACGGCCCGCACTCGGTCGGACGCGAACTCGGACAAAAAGACCGCCGTGATCAAACCGCACGGCAAGGCAATCAACATGGCGATCATCGTGACCCGCAGGGTCCCCGACAGAAGCGGCCAAATCCCAAACTGAGCCTTGGCAATGTCTTTGCTTTGAAGAGCGGTCCATTCTGTCCCCGTGAGAAACCCACGGAGACTGACGTGCTCGCTCTGAAAGAAATGCCAGCTTTCACCAATCAACATCACAATGATGCCGACGGTGATCCCAACCGTCAGCAAAGCGCACAGTGCAAGCAAAGCCACCATGGCTTTTTCTTGCACCACTCCAATGCCGGTCGAACGAAACTTCTTGTTGACAAGTGCGGCTGGACGATTCAAGGCAATCTACCCGATCGGCCACCGTGCTTGATTCGCAAGGCGGCCCTATGAAATGCCTTTGCCGCCAGAGCAGCGACAAAGGAATCAGTCTGTAAGAAACTGAAACAGTCTGTTTAGGGAACGAGATTTTCGTCGATGAACAAATCGGTCAAGGCACCGCTGCGGCTTTCACCAGCTTCATCGACGAAGTGGGTGCCCGTTTTCACAGCGTCCAAATTCGCTTGGGCTTTTGCCATCACGGCTTCGGGCAACCGAACGTAACCCACCTTTTGACTGACTTCGGGGGTATTGGCCAAGAAGTACTCGACGAACACTTGAACCTCAGCTCGGTTGAGCGAATCCGTGTTCACATAGATGAACAACGGACGGCTGAACGGAGCGTAACGATTCGACGCGATGTTGTCGGTGGTTGGCTGGTAGGCGGTTTCATCCTTGGGATTGACAATGGAAACCGCACGCAGCTTGTCTTTGTTTTCTTCGTAGTAAGCCACTCCGAAGAAACCGATTGCGAATTTGTTGTCCGAAACACCTTTGACCAAGATGTTGTCGTCTTCGTTCAAGTTCATGTCGCCGCGAAGTTCTTCCTTCGACTTCTTCGCCAACACTTCGTGGAAGTAGTCGTAGGTGCCCGACCCGGTGCCCGGCGAATAAATCTGAATCGCCTCTTCGGGCCAACTCGGATCCACATCACTCCAATTTTTCACCGCTTCGTCACCGACAAACATGGATTTCAGCTGATCGACCGTCAATTCTTTGACCCAATCGTTCTGTGGGTTCACGACGATGGTCAAACCGTCGTAGGCCACCGGAAGCTCCACAAAGGTGACGTCGTTTTCTTTGCAGTTTTCAAATTCACCCGATTTGATTGGGCGAGAGGCATCCGAGATGTCCGTGCCTTTGTCGTAAAAGCTCTTGAACCCGTTTCCAGTTCCGTTGCCGCTAACGATGATGTCGACATTGGGATGCTCTTGAATGAACCCTTCCCGGATGGCGTTGCTGATGGGCTGAACCGTGCTGCTGCCGTCAACTTTGATCGTGCCGACCAAGTTCGATTCAGCGGCCGGCGCCGATGAGTCGCCGTCGGTCTCCGGGGTGGAACTGGACTTGTCACAGCCCGTCGAAACAACCGCGAGAGCGATCCAGCAAGAGAGGGCAAACGAAGTGAATTTCATGGTCGGATCGCCTGATAAATGGGGACGATAGAGTGGGGAGGTGGGGGCACATCTGTTTCAAAGTCACAGAATCCGTCGCGTCCATTGCGCTGCTGTGTGCTGCTGATCCTTTGCAGTTCATTTCCAGCGAGGACGAATTGTAGTCCTCTTCCCTAGGTTGACAAACAGCCCGCCAACGCTCCCCGAGCAACCTCGATCGCCTCCTAAAACAATGTATTCAGAGGTTTTAGACGCCCTTGACCGCACCAAAATGACGGATTGTCGCCACCAAACCGTTTGAAGATCTTGTGAAGAAATGGCCGGTCAGAAGTCGCAAAGTGCCCGCGACCGCGCAGCTCCCCCCCAACGGACATGCTCAACGTCGCACCTGCGAAGACAGCCTTCGCAATCGCGATGGCGGCTGAAACGCGTCCCCGGTTCCAGATGTCTCGGCAGCCACCCAACCAGACTCGCTAAGCAGGTCGGCAGGAGTGATCAAGCACAACCATGTGAGCCGTTTGGGCGTTCGCCCCGGTTGTGCGTGAAAACCGTGGCTAACGCCAGCGGCTCACATACCCGATGACACCTGCGTACCTGCTTAGTTCGCGGTCAGGGGATCGCTGCTCCCGAACTCGTCGCTGGTGTCGGCCTGCTGCATCACTTCCGGCAAACGACGCCAAAGTGAGATCGCTTCTCCCACCATCCAGGCCTGCAAAATCAACACGAACGAGCCAAACCCAATCAGCACGTAGTCACGCTGTGGCCACCAGTTGTTGACCAAGTCAAAGACCATCGCCCAAGCCGGCAACAACAACATCATTCCCATTGGGATCGCCAGCACCGCCACCGGTCGACTTCTTCGGGCGAGATAGAACACGGCCACCATC encodes:
- a CDS encoding PstA family ABC transporter permease encodes the protein MATASTAPVDDHSPPPGSGFTEGEFSVSTDNSSRRKLYSRLFYLLCVFISGLSVVVLGVLLVSIGWQGHSRLTADLLQNSHSELNPESAGMWPSIVGSIFICGICAASALPLGIGTAIFLEEFKPVSRPLKMLHGFIQLNISNLAGVPSIVYGLLGLSLFVFMFNVFGRIQVNESSGTELFGVDHYYQVLSLAGGGHTVLIPQVDEAKTTITIDAPMQAVDRQGQAFELAVWDPATGQPKPSDPEVRARTVRKGQGGGSYSETKWYYMRLPFGKSFLAAGLTLSLVILPIVIIASQEALRGVPSSLREASFGLGATKWQTVRNVSLPAAVPGIMTGAILAMGRAIGEAAPILVVLGAAVAKNSGPQNLMDNVVTMPVLIFNWAGRQQAAYQELAAAAIIVLLAVLLLMNSVAIYLRQKMRVG
- the pstC gene encoding phosphate ABC transporter permease subunit PstC, whose product is MNRPAALVNKKFRSTGIGVVQEKAMVALLALCALLTVGITVGIIVMLIGESWHFFQSEHVSLRGFLTGTEWTALQSKDIAKAQFGIWPLLSGTLRVTMIAMLIALPCGLITAVFLSEFASDRVRAVLKPTLEVIAGIPTVVLGYFAVLIVSPSLQFLSAGGFDTFNATSAGIAVGILCLPMVCSLSEDALHAVPRALREAAYGLGCTPFETSIKVVVPAALSGIISAFLLAFSRAIGETMVVALAAGTRATFTADPREQSQTMTGFIVEMIKSENEYGTVQYFSLYAVAITLFTITFGMTLVGQLIRRRYQEVYS
- a CDS encoding PstS family phosphate ABC transporter substrate-binding protein, whose amino-acid sequence is MKFTSFALSCWIALAVVSTGCDKSSSTPETDGDSSAPAAESNLVGTIKVDGSSTVQPISNAIREGFIQEHPNVDIIVSGNGTGNGFKSFYDKGTDISDASRPIKSGEFENCKENDVTFVELPVAYDGLTIVVNPQNDWVKELTVDQLKSMFVGDEAVKNWSDVDPSWPEEAIQIYSPGTGSGTYDYFHEVLAKKSKEELRGDMNLNEDDNILVKGVSDNKFAIGFFGVAYYEENKDKLRAVSIVNPKDETAYQPTTDNIASNRYAPFSRPLFIYVNTDSLNRAEVQVFVEYFLANTPEVSQKVGYVRLPEAVMAKAQANLDAVKTGTHFVDEAGESRSGALTDLFIDENLVP